One region of Alosa alosa isolate M-15738 ecotype Scorff River chromosome 1, AALO_Geno_1.1, whole genome shotgun sequence genomic DNA includes:
- the si:ch211-266g18.10 gene encoding neurofilament heavy polypeptide isoform X1: MKDTPKPEPTKIKTKPEPVKEKAKPEPAKQKAKPAPVKEKVKPEPVKEKAKAEPAKEKAELEPVKEKAKPEPLKEKVKPEPVKEKAKPETVKDKAKLEPVKEKAKPEPVKEKTKPEPVKDKAKLEPVKEKAKAEPVKEKVKPEPVKEKAKPEPVKDKAKLEPVKEKAKAEPTPVKVKAKPEPVKEKVQPEPVKEKAKPQTVKAKPEPEKEKAKMEPVKEKAKPQHVKEKATPEDVKDTAKSEPVKEKAKPEPVKDKAKPEPVMEKAKPEPVKDKAKPEPTPVKEKAKPRAVKEKAKPEPVKEKTKPEPTSTKEKTKPEPVKQKAKSELVKEKSKAEPVKAKPESVKEKAKPEPKPAKEKAKLEPVKEKAKPEPVKAKPEPVKEKAKPEPVKDKAKLEAVKEKAKPEPVKEKAKPAKKVKEPEEPTEKAKAVPAVKAPDVPKEKAKPEKKEPKVPEKETKPAKKKLEAPKEKAKPTPAVKEPKVPEVKAKPGKKEAEVPKEKAKPTTPVKEPKGKPQMLPKIVLPVPKARPAPATIESLKNITKTIPVKKEPEPPKEKAKPATKEPEPPEEKDKPAKKAEPEVPKEKTKPVTKAEPEVPKEKAKPVIKEPEVPKEKAKLVIKEPEPPKEKAKQAKESEPPKEKAKPAKKEPEVPKEKAKPLKEPEPPKEKAKPAQKEPEVSKEKAKPAKKEPEVPKEKAKPVVKEPEVPKEIPKPLKGPEPPKEKAKPAQKELEPPKEKAKPAKKEPKPPKEKAKPAKKAEPEVPEEKAKPVVKEPEVPKKETKPLKEPQPSKEKAKPAPKEPEVPKVKAKPALKEPEPPKEKAKPARKEPEIPKEKAKPAPGKKEAEVPKVRAKPDPPAKEPELPKEKAKPAKKDQEVPKAIVKPAPAVKEPAPPKEKAKPARKEAEVSKEKIKPAKKEPEAPKEKAKPEPSKKEFDSLKNITKATPPKRERKVIMEKAKPAKKEPVVLKEKPKHIPVVKEVEIPKKAKPTKKEPEAPVEAVVPALTKEEPATLDGLGVEEEDDIPYFQCFFVDEDDTHYPFFPFSPPQL; the protein is encoded by the exons ATGAAAGACACACCTAAGCCTGAACCAACAAAAATAAAGACTAAGCCAGAACCTGTGAAGGAGAAGGCTAAGCCTGAACCAGCAAAGCAAAAAGCTAAACCAGCTCCTGTGAAGGAGAAAGTTAAGCCAGAACCTGTGAAGGAGAAGGCTAAGGCCGAACCAGCAAAGGAAAAGGCTGAACTAGAACCTGTAAAGGAGAAGGCTAAACCAGAACCTCTGAAGGAGAAAGTTAAGCCAGAACCTGTGAAGGAGAAAGCTAAACCTGAAACTGTGAAGGACAAGGCAAAACTTGAACCTGTAAAGGAAAAGGCTAAACCAGAACCTGTGAAGGAGAAAACTAAACCTGAACCTGTAAAGGACAAGGCAAAACTTGAACCTGTAAAGGAGAAGGCTAAAGCAGAACCTGTGAAGGAGAAAGTTAAGCCAGAACCTGTGAAGGAGAAGGCTAAACCTGAACCTGTGAAGGACAAGGCTAAACTTGAACCTGTGAAGGAGAAGGCTAAAGCAGAACCCACACCTGTAAAGGTGAAGGCAAAGCCAGAACCTGTGAAGGAGAAGGTTCAACCAGAACCTGTGAAGGAGAAGGCTAAACCACAAACTGTGAAGGCTAAACCTGaaccagaaaaggaaaaggctAAGATGGAACCTGTGAAGGAGAAAGCTAAGCCACAACATGTGAAGGAAAAGGCTACACCAGAAGATGTGAAGGATACAGCTAAATCAGAACCTGTGAAGGAAAAGGCTAAACCAGAACCTGTGAAGGATAAGGCTAAACCAGAACCTGTGATGGAAAAGGCTAAACCAGAACCTGTGAAGGATAAGGCTAAACCAGAACCCACACCTGTAAAAGAGAAGGCTAAGCCCAGAGCTGTGAAGGAAAAGGCTAAACCAGAACCTGTGAAGGAAAAGACTAAACCAGAACCTACATCCACAAAGGAGAAGACTAAGCCTGAACCTGTCAAGCAAAAGGCTAAGTCAGAACTTGTGAAGGAGAAATCTAAGGCAGAACCTGTAAAAGCTAAGCCAGAATCTGTGAAGGAAAAGGCTAAACCAGAACCCAAACCTGCAAAAGAGAAAGCTAAGCTTGAACCTGTGAAGGAGAAAGCCAAACCAGAACCTGTAAAAGCTAAGCCTGAACCTGTCAAGGAGAAAGCTAAACCTGAACCTGTGAAGGACAAGGCAAAACTTGAAGCCGTAAAGGAGAAGGCTAAACCAGAACCTGTGAAGGAGAAAGCTAAACCAGCCAAAAAAGTGAAAG AGCCTGAGGAACCAACGGAAAAGGCCAAAGCAGTTCCTGCTGTAAAAG CACCTGATGTTCCAAAAGAAAAAGCCAAACCTGAAAAGAAAG AGCCCAAGGTCCCAGAGAAGGAAACCAAACCAGCAAAGAAAA AACTTGAGGCACCGAAGGAGAAGGCCAAGCCAACACCAGCAGTAAAAG AACCCAAGGTTCCAGAGGTCAAGGCCAAACCAGGCAAGAAAG AAGCTGAGGTTCCTAAAGAGAAAGCTAAGCCAACAACGCCTGTGAAAG AACCAAAGGGAAAACCACAAATGCTGCCAAAAATAG TTCTTCCAGTACCAAAAGCTAGACCAGCACCTGCAACAATAG AATCTCtgaaaaacatcacaaaaacaATTCCAGTAAAGAAAG AACCTGAACCTCCAAAAGAGAAGGCCAAACCAGCTACAAAAG AGCCTGAACCTCCGGAGGAGAAGGACAAACCAGCTAAGAAAG CAGAACCTGAGGTTCCAAAGGAGAAAACCAAACCAGTCACTAAAG CAGAACCTGAGGTTCCAAAGGAGAAAGCCAAACCAGTCATTAAAG AACCTGAGGTTCCAAAGGAGAAAGCCAAACTAGTCATTAAAG AGCCTGAACCTCCAAAAGAGAAGGCCAAACAAGCTAAAG AGTCTGAACCTCCAAAGGAGAAAGCCAAACCAGCTAAGAAAG AACCTGAGGTTCCAAAGGAGAAAGCCAAGCCATTAAAAG AACCTGAACCTCCAAAGGAGAAGGCCAAACCAGCCCAGAAAG AACCGGAGGTTTCAAAGGAGAAAGCCAAACCAGCCAAGAAAG AACCTGAGGTTCCAAAGGAGAAAGCCAAACCAGTCGTAAAAG AACCTGAGGTTCCAAAGGAGATACCAAAGCCATTAAAAG GGCCAGAACCTCCCAAGGAGAAGGCCAAACCAGCCCAGAAAG AGCTTGAACCTCCAAAGGAGAAGGCCAAACCAGCTAAGAAAG AACCTAAACCTCCAAAGGAGAAAGCCAAACCAGCCAAGAAAG CAGAACCTGAAGTTCCTGAGGAGAAAGCTAAACCAGTCGTAAAAG AACCTGAGGTTCCAAAGAAGGAAACTAAGCCCTTAAAAG AGCCTCAACCTTCCAAGGAGAAGGCCAAACCAGCTCCGAAAG AACCTGAGGTTCCAAAGGTGAAAGCCAAGCCAGCTTTAAAAG AGCCTGAACCTCCAAAGGAGAAGGCCAAACCAGCCAGGAAAG AACCCGAGATTCCAAAGGAGAAAGCCAAACCTGCACCAGGAAAGAAAG AAGCTGAAGTTCCAAAAGTGAGAGCTAAGCCAGATCCACCAGCGAAAG AACCTGAGTTGCCAAAGGAGAAGGCTAAACCTGCTAAGAAAG ACCAAGAAGTTCCAAAGGCGATAGTCAAGCCTGCCCCAGCAGTAAAAG AACCAGCACCACCCAAGGAGAAGGCCAAACCAGCTAGGAAAG AAGCTGAGGTTTCAAAGGAGAAAATCAAACCTGCAAAGAAGG AACCCGAGGCTCCAAAGGAAAAAGCAAAACCTGAACCAAGCAAGAAAG AATTTGATTCTCTGAAAAATATTACAAAAGCAACACCACCAAAGAGAG AACGCAAAGTTATTATGGAGAAAGCTAAACCAGCCAAAAAAG
- the si:ch211-266g18.10 gene encoding neurofilament heavy polypeptide isoform X39, with protein MKDTPKPEPTKIKTKPEPVKEKAKPEPAKQKAKPAPVKEKVKPEPVKEKAKAEPAKEKAELEPVKEKAKPEPLKEKVKPEPVKEKAKPETVKDKAKLEPVKEKAKPEPVKEKTKPEPVKDKAKLEPVKEKAKAEPVKEKVKPEPVKEKAKPEPVKDKAKLEPVKEKAKAEPTPVKVKAKPEPVKEKVQPEPVKEKAKPQTVKAKPEPEKEKAKMEPVKEKAKPQHVKEKATPEDVKDTAKSEPVKEKAKPEPVKDKAKPEPVMEKAKPEPVKDKAKPEPTPVKEKAKPRAVKEKAKPEPVKEKTKPEPTSTKEKTKPEPVKQKAKSELVKEKSKAEPVKAKPESVKEKAKPEPKPAKEKAKLEPVKEKAKPEPVKAKPEPVKEKAKPEPVKDKAKLEAVKEKAKPEPVKEKAKPAKKVKEPEEPTEKAKAVPAVKAPDVPKEKAKPEKKEPKVPEKETKPAKKKLEAPKEKAKPTPAVKEPKVPEVKAKPGKKEAEVPKEKAKPTTPVKEPKGKPQMLPKIVLPVPKARPAPATIESLKNITKTIPVKKEPEPPKEKAKPATKEPEPPEEKDKPAKKEPEVPKEKAKPLKEPEPPKEKAKPAQKEPEVSKEKAKPAKKEPEVPKEKAKPVVKEPEVPKEIPKPLKGPEPPKEKAKPAQKELEPPKEKAKPAKKEPKPPKEKAKPAKKAEPEVPEEKAKPVVKEPEVPKKETKPLKEPQPSKEKAKPAPKEPEVPKVKAKPALKEPEPPKEKAKPARKEPEIPKEKAKPAPGKKEAEVPKVRAKPDPPAKEPELPKEKAKPAKKDQEVPKAIVKPAPAVKEPAPPKEKAKPARKEAEVSKEKIKPAKKEPEAPKEKAKPEPSKKEFDSLKNITKATPPKRERKVIMEKAKPAKKEPVVLKEKPKHIPVVKEVEIPKKAKPTKKEPEAPVEAVVPALTKEEPATLDGLGVEEEDDIPYFQCFFVDEDDTHYPFFPFSPPQL; from the exons ATGAAAGACACACCTAAGCCTGAACCAACAAAAATAAAGACTAAGCCAGAACCTGTGAAGGAGAAGGCTAAGCCTGAACCAGCAAAGCAAAAAGCTAAACCAGCTCCTGTGAAGGAGAAAGTTAAGCCAGAACCTGTGAAGGAGAAGGCTAAGGCCGAACCAGCAAAGGAAAAGGCTGAACTAGAACCTGTAAAGGAGAAGGCTAAACCAGAACCTCTGAAGGAGAAAGTTAAGCCAGAACCTGTGAAGGAGAAAGCTAAACCTGAAACTGTGAAGGACAAGGCAAAACTTGAACCTGTAAAGGAAAAGGCTAAACCAGAACCTGTGAAGGAGAAAACTAAACCTGAACCTGTAAAGGACAAGGCAAAACTTGAACCTGTAAAGGAGAAGGCTAAAGCAGAACCTGTGAAGGAGAAAGTTAAGCCAGAACCTGTGAAGGAGAAGGCTAAACCTGAACCTGTGAAGGACAAGGCTAAACTTGAACCTGTGAAGGAGAAGGCTAAAGCAGAACCCACACCTGTAAAGGTGAAGGCAAAGCCAGAACCTGTGAAGGAGAAGGTTCAACCAGAACCTGTGAAGGAGAAGGCTAAACCACAAACTGTGAAGGCTAAACCTGaaccagaaaaggaaaaggctAAGATGGAACCTGTGAAGGAGAAAGCTAAGCCACAACATGTGAAGGAAAAGGCTACACCAGAAGATGTGAAGGATACAGCTAAATCAGAACCTGTGAAGGAAAAGGCTAAACCAGAACCTGTGAAGGATAAGGCTAAACCAGAACCTGTGATGGAAAAGGCTAAACCAGAACCTGTGAAGGATAAGGCTAAACCAGAACCCACACCTGTAAAAGAGAAGGCTAAGCCCAGAGCTGTGAAGGAAAAGGCTAAACCAGAACCTGTGAAGGAAAAGACTAAACCAGAACCTACATCCACAAAGGAGAAGACTAAGCCTGAACCTGTCAAGCAAAAGGCTAAGTCAGAACTTGTGAAGGAGAAATCTAAGGCAGAACCTGTAAAAGCTAAGCCAGAATCTGTGAAGGAAAAGGCTAAACCAGAACCCAAACCTGCAAAAGAGAAAGCTAAGCTTGAACCTGTGAAGGAGAAAGCCAAACCAGAACCTGTAAAAGCTAAGCCTGAACCTGTCAAGGAGAAAGCTAAACCTGAACCTGTGAAGGACAAGGCAAAACTTGAAGCCGTAAAGGAGAAGGCTAAACCAGAACCTGTGAAGGAGAAAGCTAAACCAGCCAAAAAAGTGAAAG AGCCTGAGGAACCAACGGAAAAGGCCAAAGCAGTTCCTGCTGTAAAAG CACCTGATGTTCCAAAAGAAAAAGCCAAACCTGAAAAGAAAG AGCCCAAGGTCCCAGAGAAGGAAACCAAACCAGCAAAGAAAA AACTTGAGGCACCGAAGGAGAAGGCCAAGCCAACACCAGCAGTAAAAG AACCCAAGGTTCCAGAGGTCAAGGCCAAACCAGGCAAGAAAG AAGCTGAGGTTCCTAAAGAGAAAGCTAAGCCAACAACGCCTGTGAAAG AACCAAAGGGAAAACCACAAATGCTGCCAAAAATAG TTCTTCCAGTACCAAAAGCTAGACCAGCACCTGCAACAATAG AATCTCtgaaaaacatcacaaaaacaATTCCAGTAAAGAAAG AACCTGAACCTCCAAAAGAGAAGGCCAAACCAGCTACAAAAG AGCCTGAACCTCCGGAGGAGAAGGACAAACCAGCTAAGAAAG AACCTGAGGTTCCAAAGGAGAAAGCCAAGCCATTAAAAG AACCTGAACCTCCAAAGGAGAAGGCCAAACCAGCCCAGAAAG AACCGGAGGTTTCAAAGGAGAAAGCCAAACCAGCCAAGAAAG AACCTGAGGTTCCAAAGGAGAAAGCCAAACCAGTCGTAAAAG AACCTGAGGTTCCAAAGGAGATACCAAAGCCATTAAAAG GGCCAGAACCTCCCAAGGAGAAGGCCAAACCAGCCCAGAAAG AGCTTGAACCTCCAAAGGAGAAGGCCAAACCAGCTAAGAAAG AACCTAAACCTCCAAAGGAGAAAGCCAAACCAGCCAAGAAAG CAGAACCTGAAGTTCCTGAGGAGAAAGCTAAACCAGTCGTAAAAG AACCTGAGGTTCCAAAGAAGGAAACTAAGCCCTTAAAAG AGCCTCAACCTTCCAAGGAGAAGGCCAAACCAGCTCCGAAAG AACCTGAGGTTCCAAAGGTGAAAGCCAAGCCAGCTTTAAAAG AGCCTGAACCTCCAAAGGAGAAGGCCAAACCAGCCAGGAAAG AACCCGAGATTCCAAAGGAGAAAGCCAAACCTGCACCAGGAAAGAAAG AAGCTGAAGTTCCAAAAGTGAGAGCTAAGCCAGATCCACCAGCGAAAG AACCTGAGTTGCCAAAGGAGAAGGCTAAACCTGCTAAGAAAG ACCAAGAAGTTCCAAAGGCGATAGTCAAGCCTGCCCCAGCAGTAAAAG AACCAGCACCACCCAAGGAGAAGGCCAAACCAGCTAGGAAAG AAGCTGAGGTTTCAAAGGAGAAAATCAAACCTGCAAAGAAGG AACCCGAGGCTCCAAAGGAAAAAGCAAAACCTGAACCAAGCAAGAAAG AATTTGATTCTCTGAAAAATATTACAAAAGCAACACCACCAAAGAGAG AACGCAAAGTTATTATGGAGAAAGCTAAACCAGCCAAAAAAG
- the si:ch211-266g18.10 gene encoding neurofilament heavy polypeptide isoform X42: MKDTPKPEPTKIKTKPEPVKEKAKPEPAKQKAKPAPVKEKVKPEPVKEKAKAEPAKEKAELEPVKEKAKPEPLKEKVKPEPVKEKAKPETVKDKAKLEPVKEKAKPEPVKEKTKPEPVKDKAKLEPVKEKAKAEPVKEKVKPEPVKEKAKPEPVKDKAKLEPVKEKAKAEPTPVKVKAKPEPVKEKVQPEPVKEKAKPQTVKAKPEPEKEKAKMEPVKEKAKPQHVKEKATPEDVKDTAKSEPVKEKAKPEPVKDKAKPEPVMEKAKPEPVKDKAKPEPTPVKEKAKPRAVKEKAKPEPVKEKTKPEPTSTKEKTKPEPVKQKAKSELVKEKSKAEPVKAKPESVKEKAKPEPKPAKEKAKLEPVKEKAKPEPVKAKPEPVKEKAKPEPVKDKAKLEAVKEKAKPEPVKEKAKPAKKVKEPEEPTEKAKAVPAVKAPDVPKEKAKPEKKEPKVPEKETKPAKKKLEAPKEKAKPTPAVKEPKVPEVKAKPGKKEAEVPKEKAKPTTPVKEPKGKPQMLPKIVLPVPKARPAPATIESLKNITKTIPVKKEPEPPKEKAKPATKEPEPPEEKDKPAKKAEPEVPKEKTKPVTKAEPEVPKEKAKPVIKEPEVPKEKAKLVIKEPEPPKEKAKQAKESEPPKEKAKPAKKEPEVPKEKAKPLKEPEPPKEKAKPAQKEPEVSKEKAKPAKKEPEVPEEKAKPVVKEPQPSKEKAKPAPKEPEVPKVKAKPALKEPEPPKEKAKPARKEPEIPKEKAKPAPGKKEAEVPKVRAKPDPPAKEPELPKEKAKPAKKDQEVPKAIVKPAPAVKEPAPPKEKAKPARKEAEVSKEKIKPAKKEPEAPKEKAKPEPSKKEFDSLKNITKATPPKRERKVIMEKAKPAKKEPVVLKEKPKHIPVVKEVEIPKKAKPTKKEPEAPVEAVVPALTKEEPATLDGLGVEEEDDIPYFQCFFVDEDDTHYPFFPFSPPQL, encoded by the exons ATGAAAGACACACCTAAGCCTGAACCAACAAAAATAAAGACTAAGCCAGAACCTGTGAAGGAGAAGGCTAAGCCTGAACCAGCAAAGCAAAAAGCTAAACCAGCTCCTGTGAAGGAGAAAGTTAAGCCAGAACCTGTGAAGGAGAAGGCTAAGGCCGAACCAGCAAAGGAAAAGGCTGAACTAGAACCTGTAAAGGAGAAGGCTAAACCAGAACCTCTGAAGGAGAAAGTTAAGCCAGAACCTGTGAAGGAGAAAGCTAAACCTGAAACTGTGAAGGACAAGGCAAAACTTGAACCTGTAAAGGAAAAGGCTAAACCAGAACCTGTGAAGGAGAAAACTAAACCTGAACCTGTAAAGGACAAGGCAAAACTTGAACCTGTAAAGGAGAAGGCTAAAGCAGAACCTGTGAAGGAGAAAGTTAAGCCAGAACCTGTGAAGGAGAAGGCTAAACCTGAACCTGTGAAGGACAAGGCTAAACTTGAACCTGTGAAGGAGAAGGCTAAAGCAGAACCCACACCTGTAAAGGTGAAGGCAAAGCCAGAACCTGTGAAGGAGAAGGTTCAACCAGAACCTGTGAAGGAGAAGGCTAAACCACAAACTGTGAAGGCTAAACCTGaaccagaaaaggaaaaggctAAGATGGAACCTGTGAAGGAGAAAGCTAAGCCACAACATGTGAAGGAAAAGGCTACACCAGAAGATGTGAAGGATACAGCTAAATCAGAACCTGTGAAGGAAAAGGCTAAACCAGAACCTGTGAAGGATAAGGCTAAACCAGAACCTGTGATGGAAAAGGCTAAACCAGAACCTGTGAAGGATAAGGCTAAACCAGAACCCACACCTGTAAAAGAGAAGGCTAAGCCCAGAGCTGTGAAGGAAAAGGCTAAACCAGAACCTGTGAAGGAAAAGACTAAACCAGAACCTACATCCACAAAGGAGAAGACTAAGCCTGAACCTGTCAAGCAAAAGGCTAAGTCAGAACTTGTGAAGGAGAAATCTAAGGCAGAACCTGTAAAAGCTAAGCCAGAATCTGTGAAGGAAAAGGCTAAACCAGAACCCAAACCTGCAAAAGAGAAAGCTAAGCTTGAACCTGTGAAGGAGAAAGCCAAACCAGAACCTGTAAAAGCTAAGCCTGAACCTGTCAAGGAGAAAGCTAAACCTGAACCTGTGAAGGACAAGGCAAAACTTGAAGCCGTAAAGGAGAAGGCTAAACCAGAACCTGTGAAGGAGAAAGCTAAACCAGCCAAAAAAGTGAAAG AGCCTGAGGAACCAACGGAAAAGGCCAAAGCAGTTCCTGCTGTAAAAG CACCTGATGTTCCAAAAGAAAAAGCCAAACCTGAAAAGAAAG AGCCCAAGGTCCCAGAGAAGGAAACCAAACCAGCAAAGAAAA AACTTGAGGCACCGAAGGAGAAGGCCAAGCCAACACCAGCAGTAAAAG AACCCAAGGTTCCAGAGGTCAAGGCCAAACCAGGCAAGAAAG AAGCTGAGGTTCCTAAAGAGAAAGCTAAGCCAACAACGCCTGTGAAAG AACCAAAGGGAAAACCACAAATGCTGCCAAAAATAG TTCTTCCAGTACCAAAAGCTAGACCAGCACCTGCAACAATAG AATCTCtgaaaaacatcacaaaaacaATTCCAGTAAAGAAAG AACCTGAACCTCCAAAAGAGAAGGCCAAACCAGCTACAAAAG AGCCTGAACCTCCGGAGGAGAAGGACAAACCAGCTAAGAAAG CAGAACCTGAGGTTCCAAAGGAGAAAACCAAACCAGTCACTAAAG CAGAACCTGAGGTTCCAAAGGAGAAAGCCAAACCAGTCATTAAAG AACCTGAGGTTCCAAAGGAGAAAGCCAAACTAGTCATTAAAG AGCCTGAACCTCCAAAAGAGAAGGCCAAACAAGCTAAAG AGTCTGAACCTCCAAAGGAGAAAGCCAAACCAGCTAAGAAAG AACCTGAGGTTCCAAAGGAGAAAGCCAAGCCATTAAAAG AACCTGAACCTCCAAAGGAGAAGGCCAAACCAGCCCAGAAAG AACCGGAGGTTTCAAAGGAGAAAGCCAAACCAGCCAAGAAAG AACCTGAAGTTCCTGAGGAGAAAGCTAAACCAGTCGTAAAAG AGCCTCAACCTTCCAAGGAGAAGGCCAAACCAGCTCCGAAAG AACCTGAGGTTCCAAAGGTGAAAGCCAAGCCAGCTTTAAAAG AGCCTGAACCTCCAAAGGAGAAGGCCAAACCAGCCAGGAAAG AACCCGAGATTCCAAAGGAGAAAGCCAAACCTGCACCAGGAAAGAAAG AAGCTGAAGTTCCAAAAGTGAGAGCTAAGCCAGATCCACCAGCGAAAG AACCTGAGTTGCCAAAGGAGAAGGCTAAACCTGCTAAGAAAG ACCAAGAAGTTCCAAAGGCGATAGTCAAGCCTGCCCCAGCAGTAAAAG AACCAGCACCACCCAAGGAGAAGGCCAAACCAGCTAGGAAAG AAGCTGAGGTTTCAAAGGAGAAAATCAAACCTGCAAAGAAGG AACCCGAGGCTCCAAAGGAAAAAGCAAAACCTGAACCAAGCAAGAAAG AATTTGATTCTCTGAAAAATATTACAAAAGCAACACCACCAAAGAGAG AACGCAAAGTTATTATGGAGAAAGCTAAACCAGCCAAAAAAG